A window from Cryptomeria japonica chromosome 1, Sugi_1.0, whole genome shotgun sequence encodes these proteins:
- the LOC131030352 gene encoding TLC domain-containing protein At5g14285 encodes MSAIDHSSSLPGMDSTVLLVSAGLFAALYAFGYFVVFRNWKGKNRFEAASCGISMVHATASCLLSVYDMLKNPWKLDAPNTYLENRIMEFSVAYFAVDLLHYLLVNPSDYLYIFHHTATSFYMLSCRYFTGHGALSAISLIAAGEATSPFQNVWTVSRMARTGSALANRIYTSLSPFFTVYFTIMRCIVGPYLTWKLAAFYFAGKADAVIPRWLAYSWMITVILAIFGSAIWVYKLWTGLIRFYSRKEKARTQKLE; translated from the coding sequence ATGTCAGCAATTGATCATTCTTCTTCTCTCCCAGGAATGGATTCTACTGTGCTTCTGGTCTCTGCAGGCCTTTTTGCAGCCTTGTATGCATTTGGGTACTTTGTAGTCTTCAGAAATTGGAAGGGCAAAAACAGGTTTGAGGCCGCAAGTTGTGGGATTTCAATGGTTCATGCAACTGCCTCCTGCCTTCTCTCTGTTTATGACATGCTGAAGAACCCATGGAAACTTGATGCACCAAATACGTATTTGGAAAACAGAATCATGGAATTCAGCGTTGCATATTTCGCAGTAGATTTGCTCCATTATTTGCTGGTGAACCCATCTGATTACCTCTACATTTTTCACCACACTGCAACTTCATTCTACATGCTGTCTTGTAGATATTTCACTGGCCATGGAGCTCTCTCTGCCATATCTCTCATAGCTGCGGGGGAGGCCACTAGCCCATTTCAGAATGTATGGACTGTTTCTAGGATGGCTAGAACAGGGTCGGCATTGGCAAATCGGATCTACACTTCACTTTCTCCATTTTTCACTGTCTATTTTACTATCATGAGATGCATCGTTGGGCCTTATTTGACATGGAAGTTAGCCGCCTTTTACTTTGCTGGTAAGGCAGATGCAGTTATTCCTCGTTGGCTGGCTTATTCTTGGATGATTACTgttattttggccatttttgggaGTGCTATTTGGGTTTACAAGCTCTGGACCGGGCTTATCCGTTTCTATTCAAGGAAGGAAAAGGCCAGAACCCAGAAGCTAGAGTAG